The Corynebacterium halotolerans YIM 70093 = DSM 44683 region ACCGTCGCGAGCATCCGCGGATCGTCCGGGGTGATGAACTTGGTGTGGGGCAGCGCCAGCAGGGAGGCGTCCACCTCATAGCCGCCGTAGGTCTGGGTGAAGGTCTGCAGTTCCTCGTTCCAGCCGCGCTCGTGGATCTCGTCGTACAGCCGCTCGCGGTACTCCCGCCACACCTCCACGTCCCCCTCGTAGCCGTGCAGCTCCACCGCGCGGATGCCCTCGTTGAACGCCGCCCACATCATGGCCCGCCCGTGGGTGAAGTAGTGGGTGTCGCCGCGCATCTCCCAGATGCCGTGGTCCTTGCGGTCGTAGTTCTCGATCGTGTACTCCAGCAGCGCCGTCTGCAGGCCCCAGGAGTAGGGGGTGTCGTGGTAGCCGGCGTCGCGCAGCGCCGCCAGCGCGAGCATGACCTCGCCGGTGACGTCCGCCTGGTACTGTGCGGCCGCGCCGTTGCCGATGCGCACCGGCTGGGAGTTCTCGTAGCCGCGCAGGTGGGGAAGTTCCTGCTCGGGCAGCTCGCGCTCGCCGCCGAGCCCGTACATGATCTGCAGGTTCATCGGGTCCCCGGCCACGGCGCGGATGAGCCAGTCCCGCCAGGCGTGCGCACCCTTGACCAGCCCGTGGTTGACGAGCACCTCGACGGTCAGCGCCGCGTCGCGCAGCCACGTGTAGCGGTAGTCCCAGTTGCGGGAGCCCCCGAAATCCTCCGGCAGGGAGGCCGTGGGGGCCGCGGCGATGCCACCGGTCTCGACGTGGGTCAGCGCACGCAGGACGAGCAGGGAGCGGGCGACCTGGGGACGGTACAGCGGGTCCAGGTCGAGCTGCGCGAGCCAGTTGGTCCAGAATTCCTCCGTGTCCGCCAGCGCCACATCCACGTCGTCGGGCCTGGGCCACTTGCGCCAGGGGCGGAACCAGGTCATCTCCCAGTCCCGGTGTTCTCCGGCGTCGATGCGGAAGGTGCCGGTCAGCCGCGGGGCGATGCCGCCGGAGGCCGCGGGGAGATCGGTGCCGGGCAGCTCGTCGTCCTGGGTCGGGGTGGTGGTGTCCTGCAGCAGCGGCCCCGAGATCAGCAGCCCCTCGGGACCGGCGGTGCACAGCAGCCCGGTCTCGTCCCCGGAACCGGGCACCGTGACGGGGCGGAACCAGGGCAGGACGCGCGCGTAGGAGAAGCGCACCCGCAGATCGTGCTCGACCTCCACGAAGCCCTCAAGGCATTCCACCCGCCGGATGATGTCGGCGCGGCGGTTCGACGGCGGGAGAAAGTCGAGGACCTTCGCGGTGCCGGTGGCCGAGCGCCAGATGGTCTCGAGGATGAAGGTGTCGCCCCGGTAGCTGCGCTCGACGACCGCGCCGCCCACGACGGACAACCGCCAGCGGCCGTTGTCCGGGTCCCCGAGCAGGGCCGCGAACACCGCCGGAGAGTCGAAACGGGGCAGGCACAACCAGTCGATCGAGCCGGTGCGGGAGACCAGTGGGCCGGTGCGCAGATCCGAGAGCAGCGCGTAGTCCTCCAGTGGAGTGGAGCGACGGGGCGGGGTCTTGATCGTCGGAGTCGCGTCAGCCATGCCTCCTTTTCTACCCGTTCCCGGGGACCCCCGTCGGGCGGGGAAACAGGCTGAGAATACACACCCCCGGCACAGAATTGTCCACAGATCCTGTGGATAACTTCCGTCTTCCACCGTCAACGGACCGGCAGAGGCAGCCCGCCCTGTGGACAACTTGTGGACAACCGGGGGACACAATGGCGAGGGAAAAGGATAACCGCAGTTCAGGACCATTGTTCAGCTTGTGAATAACCGCGCCCGAGCAGTGAATAACGGAGCCACCAGCTGGTTTGACAGCCCTCCGAAAAGCCGCTAATCGATGACCCACCCCAAAACTCCAGGTGAATTTGGTGGCCCTCAGGTTAACCGTGCAAAGTTTATCCACAAGTTATCCACAACTGTCCACAGGTCCCGGGCCCACGGGAGAGCCACCCCTGTGGGAAGAAAGACCGACGGCCCCGGCGGGAGTCCCGGCTCACATGAACCTGGACTTCCCGGCGGGGCCGCCGGCCTGCTGTTGTCGTTGGGCTAGCTGAACTAGCCGCCGTCTGACGCGTGAATTACGCGGCGACGACCTCGAAGTTGATCTTTGCTGCGATGTCGGGGTGCAGCTGGACCTTGACCTGGTACTTGCCGGTCTTCTTGACGAGACCCTTCGGCACCTCGATGGTGCGCTTGTCCAGGTTCGGGCCGCCGGCCTGCTTGACCGCAGCGGCGATATCGTCGGCCTTCACGGAGCCGAAGAGCTTGCCCTTGTCGGAGGTGCGCACGGCGACGGTGACACCGGTCAGCTCCTCCAGCTGCTCACGGACCTCACGGGCGTGGTCGAGGTCGCGGATCGCGCGGGCCTCCTGGGCACGCCGGATGCCCTCAATCTGCTTCTCCGCACCGCGGGTGGCCACGATGGCCAGACCGCGGGGAAGCAGGTAGTTACGTCCGTAGCCGTCCTTGACCTCGACGATGTCACCAGGGACGCCGAGCTTGTCAACGGCTGCGGTGAGGATCAGCTTCATGATCCCTGCCTTTCGTTGTGTGTCCCGCCCCGGAGCCGGCACCGGCGCGGAGCCGGGCGGTCAGGGGCGGGGAAGTTTTACAAAGAAGTTGTTGGTGGGTCTGCTCGATCAGAACGGAGGCTCATCGTCGGCCGCGCCGCCGAAACCTCCGGCGGGCGGGGCGGAGTTCCACGGGTCATTGTCCGGGGCCTGGGAGGGCCGCTGCTGGTTGGTGTTGCCACCACCGAAGCCGCCCTGGTTGCCGGCGTTGCCGCCGAAGCCACCCTGGTTGCCGGTGTTCCCACCACCGAAACCACCCTGGTTGCCACCGAAGCCACCCTGTTGGCCGGCGTTGCCGCCGAATCCACCCTGCTGGCCGGGGTTACCGCCGCCGAAACCGCCACCCTGGTTTCCGCCGCCGCCGAAGTTGCCGCCCCCCTCACGCGGGTTGCGGTTGACCTGGGCACTGGCGAAGCGCAGGGACGGGCCGACCTCGTCGACCTCGATCTCGTAGACGGTGCGGTTCTCGCCGTCCTTGTTCTGGTAGGAACGCTGACGGAGATTGCCGTTGACGATGACACGCATGCCCTTGGAGAGCGTCTCAGCGACGTTCTCCGCGGCCTGGCGCCACACGTTGCAGGTCAGGAACAGCGCCTCGCCATCCTCGTACTGGTTCGTCTGCTTGTTGAACCGGCGCGGGGTGGAGGCGACCCGGAAATTTGCCACCGCCGCACCCGAGGGGGTGAAGCGGAGCTCGGGGTCGTTGACGACGTTACCGACGACCGTGATGGGGGTATCTCCGATTGCCATGTGCGTGTCCAGCCTTCCTGATCTGCGGTGGAGTGTGCCGTTTCTGAATTAGCCTGTCTGAACCGACGGGCCTGCACCCTGAAGGTACGGGCTCTCGCTCGCCCTCCAGTATCCGCTCTTAGGCGTCGGTGCGCAGCACCTTGGTGCGCATAACGGTGTCGTTCAGGTTCAGCACGCGGTCGAGCTCCTGCACGGTCGCGGACTCACACTCGAGCTCGACGACGGCGTAGATGCCCTCTTCCTTCTTGTTGATCGGGTAGGCAAGACGACGCTTGCCCCACACGTCAACCTTCACAACCTTGCCGTTGTCCTTGCGGACGATCTCGAGGAACTTGTCCAGGGACGGGGCTGCAGTGCGCTCATCCTGGCTAGGATCCAGGATGATCATGATTTCGTAGTGACGCACGGACCTCATCACCTCCTGTGGTCTAGTAGTTTGTTCGGCCGCATCCCTTGTGGATGCAGCAGGAGGGTCGTTGCGTCAAGCAACCCCTCAAAAGTACCCCACCTGCGGGAAAAGGGGAAATTTCCGTGCGGTAGGAACTTTTGAGGGGTTGAGCATCCGGGTGGATCAGCGGTCAACCTCGTTGACCACCCCGTTCGGGTAGATGTCGACGTCGGTCCCGTCGAGCCCGATCTCCCAGTAGCCCTCATCCTCCCAGCCGACCTCGCCGTTGTCGGAGCAGCCCTCGGCGACGACGTGGACGACCTCGTCCTTGCCCACGTTTTCTTCGGTGAGCGCACGTTCGGCGTTCTCGGTGTACCCGCTGACCTCGCAGGGCGGCCCCTCGGCGGGACGGGAACCGGGCTGCGGGGCCGGCTCCGCAGCCTGCCCCTGATTCTCGGCCTGCGTCTGGGTCTGGGTCGTCGGCTCCCCGACCGGGGCGGAGACATCGGCCCGGTCGCGGTCACCGTCACCGTCCGGGTTGATGCTGGTGTCGCCCTCAACCGCGGGGGAGGTCACCGTCGCCGCATCGTCGGGGGCCTGCGGGGCCTGGCTGCCACCATTGTCGGAGCAGGCGGTCAGCGTCAGCGCGGCGGCACCCGCCAGGGCCAGGGTGGCGTGTCGGAATACTGCGCGGATCTTCATCTTTTCCCTCCGTCCACCGTCTTGCACGGTGCCTCAGTGTCTCAGCGTCACCATCCACGGTAGGGATTTTTCCGGCCAAAAGTAGGTTTCCGGATCCTGCCGGCAGCAATCCTCATCCGCCCCTCCCGCTCAGCCAGCGGTGGTGCCCAGGACCACCGCCAGGATCACCGGGATGACCGTCACCAGGACCAGGGCGGTGGCCAGCAGCCCGCCCACGAGCACGGCGGATTTCCCGTACATGAATCCCACGAAGGCCCCCGCGATGCACAGGAAGCCGAGGAAGACGCAGACGATGGCTACGAAAGTGGCAGTCATGTCACCCATCATCGCCCACGGGGGTGGCAGGGGAGCCCTCCCTCCGCTCACCGCCGCCCGCGTCCCGGCGCGGGCGCAGCGTGAAGGCGTCCTCCTCGCCGAAGGGGCCGGCCAGGGGGTCGCGGCCGTCGTGGGCGGCGCGGACCTTGTCGGGGGAGCGGCCCATCATCTGGCGGACCACCAGCACGATCATCGCGACGATGAGTCCGTCGCGGGTGAGGATCACGACGTCGAGAAGCTGTCCCGGGATGCCGTTGTTCTCCGCGCCGAGCATGTGCCACATGACCATCGGCCAGACCAGCATGTCGACGGCCATCCAGGTCAGCAGCAGTCGCCAGCGGGGCAGGGCCAGAACTGCGGGGACGACGAGCCACAGGGAGTACTGGGGCGACCACACCTTGTTGAGCAGCAGGAAGCAGGCGACGATCAGGAACACCAGTTCCGCGACACGGGGACGGCGCTCCACCCACAGCCCGAACGCGGCGATCGCCAGGCAGGCGGCGGCGAAGAGGAGGAAGGTGACGGCATTGAGGATGACGGGGTCTCCGGGGCCGGAGTCGAAGCCGGACCAGCCGGTCTCACGTGAGATCACGGCCCAGATGGTCGTCCACTCCCAGCCGCGCTCGCTGTTCAGCCGCAGGAATTCGTTCCACGCCGCGGGATAGGCGAGCATCACCGGCAGGTTGACCGCCAGCCAGGTGACGACGGCGGTGCCGAGCATGCCGAGGAAGGGTCGGAGCTTTCCGCCACGCACCGCGAGCACCAGGTAGGCGCCGAGGATGTAGAGCGGCCAGAGCTTGAACGCGGTGCCCGCGCCGATGAGCACGCCCGCCCACAACGGGTGTCCGCGCTTGACCGCGAGCATGGCCGCGGCGACGGCCGCGATGGAGGGGATGTCCCAGTTGGTGAACGCGTGGACGATCACCAGCGGGGAGGCGGCCACCAGGATGGTGTCCCAGATGCGGTTGCCCGCCAACTCGGCGACGATCCGGATGGTCAGCACCCACAGCGCGGACAGGGCCAGGGCGGTGAGCGCGAAGTACCAGCCGGCCTGGGGCAGCGTGTTGCCCGGCAGGGCGTCGACAAGCGGCCACGTCAGCCGGGTGAGCCAGCCCATCGCGCCCTGGAACAGGCCGGTGAGCACCGGGTACTCCAGGTAGCGGGTCAGGTCGCCCTCCTGCCAGGACCAGGCGTAGGGGAAACCGCCCACGTCGAGGCCGCGGCCGGCGAACAGCGGCACGAGGTCGTTGTAGCAGGCGGAGACGTACTGGCGGTTGCCCGACCAGTCGATGCCGAGTGTGCCGTCCTCACCACGGGCGCCCTGGATGCAGTTGGCCTTCGACAGGAAACCGAAGGACAGGAAGACCAGGGCGGTGAAGATCAGGGTGCGCAACGGAGTCCACCAGCGCGAGCGGCCCACCTCCGCGAACCGGCCCACGGGCCCGCCGAGGAAACCGATGAATCCGCGGGCGAGCGGTTCCGTCGTCGCGGGGGAGACCCGGCGCGCGGGGTGGGAGGGGCCCGAATCGGTACCGGTGCCGGTGGGGCGGCGGCCGTCCGACGGCCGGGGGTCCTTCTCGCGGATGGGGGCTTTCATACGCTCGCCGTGGCTCCTCGGGACGGGTGGGGGCTGTCTTGCGGGATGCGTCTTGACGGCCTCCCGCGCTTTCCCTGTAGACCGTAGGCCATGCCCTCGATCCAGCGCACCACGGCGGGGCGGCGGCACAGCGGTGGGGGCCGGCTGGGACGGCTGCGGCCCCGCTCCCGTGTCACGGGGGCGGGGCCGAACAGTGTGGAACCGGTCAGTGCGGGCCGGTGGGGTGCTACTCGGGGAGCAGGCCCTCGGGGAGGACCAGCTCCGGTAGCTCGATGCCCTCATCCGGGGAGGGGATCGGGAGCTCGAACGGGGCGGGATTCGGGGCCGGCTCCGGAGCCGGCTCCGGGGCGGGCGCCTCCGGTTCCCCGGTCGGTGCGGGGCTCTCGCCGCCGGTGCCGTCCTCGACGGGCGCCTCCGGCTGCGTGGCGGGAGCGGCCGGGGGAGCGGGGGCGTAGGTCGTCGCCGGCGGGATGTAGGCGCTGCCCGCGTTACCGGTGCCCCAGGTGACCGGGGCCGGGTCGTCGAAGTACTCGACCTCCCTGCCCTCCAGGGCACCGTCGAGCGTGTCCTTCCAGATGTCGGTGGGCGTGTTGGAGCCGTAGAGGTTGCCGCCCCACTCGTTGAAGATGGGGCCGCTGTCGGCGTCGCCGACCCACACGGCCGTCGACAGCTGCGGGGTCGCGCCGATCATCCAGGCGTCCCGGTTGTTGCCGGTGTCGCCGAGCTGGGTGGTGCCGGTCTTGGCGGCGGAGGGGCGCCCGCCCGCCAGGGCGTTGCCGTTGGAGTAGGCCGCGATCGGCTGCATGGCGTACATGACGTTGTCGGCGACGGTGTCGGACACGCGGCGCTCGCCCTCGCCCTGCTCGTGCTCGTAGAGCACCTCGCCGCTGCCCGTCTCGACGCGTTCGACGAAGTGGGTCTCGTGCCAGACACCGCCGTTGGCCAGGGTCGCCAGGGCGACGGCCATGTCCAGCGGACGGGACTGGTACTGGCCGAGAATGATGCCCTCGTAGGGTTGCTCACCGTTCTCGGTCAGGGTCTCCGGGACGCCCGGCAGGGAGCGGGCCATACCCAGGGCGTGCGCCATGTCGGCGGTGTCCTGGGTGCCGTTCTCCAGGTCGTTCTGCAGACGGATGAAGCTGGTGTTGTGCGAGTACTTCAGGGCCTCCTGGATGGAGCAGTAGCCGCACTGGTAGCCGGCGACGTTGTTGATCGTGATGCCGCCCGGCAGGGTCACCGGCGCGGAGCTGTACATCGTCGACAGCGGGATGCCCTGCTGGAGGGCGGCCGCCAGTCCGAAGATCTTGAAGGTGGAGCCGGTCTGCAGGGGGGCGTTGCCGTAGTCCCAGCCGGTGGCGTCCTCGCCGCCGTAGTAGGCGCGGACGGCACCGGTGCCGGGCTCGACGGAGACGGCGGCGGCCCGGTAGTTCGGGTCGAGGGAGGCCATGTTCTCCTGCACGGCGTCGACGGTCGCCTCCTGCGCCCGTGTGTCGATGGTCGTGGTGATGCGCAGACCCCGGGTGGTCACGGCCTCCTCGCTGATGCCGATCTCCTCCAGCTCCGCCATGACGTGGTTCTTGATCATGCCGTTGGTGCCGGTGGCCTCGGTGTAGGCGCTGTAGTCGGCCGGATCGCGGGTCTCCGGGTAAACCATCGCGGCCCGCTGCTCGGGGGTGAGCTCGCCCATCTCGACCATGCCGTCGAGGACGTAGTTCCAGCGGGCCTCCGCGCCCTCCGGGTTGGTCCAGGGGTCCAGCTCGCTGGGTCGCTGGATGGAGGCGGCCAGCACCGCGCCCTCCTCGACGGTCAGCTCAGAGGCCGACTTGCCGAAGTAGGCGTGGGCGGCGGCCTCGATGCCGTAGGCGTTGCGGCCGAAGTAGACGGTGTTGAGGTAGGCGGACAGGACGTCCTCCTTGGGCCACTGATTGGCCATCTTCACCGCGTAGACGAGCTCACGCGCCTTGCGGATGTAGGAGTGTTCGTTGCCCACCAGGGCGTTCTTGACGTACTGCTGGGTGATGGTGGAGCCGCCGCCGGCGGAGTCGTCGCCGGTGAGCTGGCCGAGGATGGCCCGGCCGTAACCGGTGACGGAGAAGCCCTGGTTGGTCCAGAACTCCCGGTCCTCGGCGGCCAGCACCGCGTTCTGCACGTGCGCCGGCACCTCCTCGAGCGGCACCTGCCGTCGGTTGCCCTCGGGTGGCACGACCCGCGCCAGCTCGGTCTCGGCGTCGGAGGCGTAGATGGAGGAGACCTGTGCGGCGGTCAGTTCCTCCGGCTCCGGCACGTCGACGGTGATGTAGGCGAAGAGAAAGGCGCCCAGGGGAATCAGCACCGCCAGCACGACGGCACCGATGATGGAGCGCTTGAGAATGGGGCGCCCCGTTTTCTGCTTTGTTGAGCCGGAGCGTGACCGCCCGGATTTTGCGCCGTTGGCGCCGTTGCCACCTTTGGCACCTCCGGTGCCGGTGGCGTTCTTTTTTTCAGACACCTCTAGTCCCCACTGTTATCACTGACGGCACTGTTACCACAGTGCACACTACTTCCTGACCGCCCCGGAAGGAACCGCAATTGACGCGGTTCACCCCGCGGTGGCGGTGACCGCCTTGAGCAGGTGGTTCCACCTGCACACCGGGCACACCTCCACGGTGTGGACGGTCACTTCCCGGCCGGTCCCGGCGATCTGCTCGATCTCCTCGGTGCTGCGCGCCGTGCCGGACATCCGGCCGAGCTGCTCACCGTGGATCCACTGCACCACCCGCAGTTCCTCCGAGTCACAGATCGGGCAGGGGGCGCCCGCCGGCACCCCGTGGAAACGGGCGGCGGTCACGAGCAGGAAGTCGGCGTCGCAGATCTCGTCCCGCTTCACCGAGCCGCGGTGCCAGCGGGCGAGCAGCATCCGGCGCTCCCACTGGTGCGAGATTTCATTGCGATAGACGACCACGTGGACATTCTATCCCCGCCCGCAAAACGGCTGCCCGGATTGCTTCTGAATCGATCAACGCGGGCTTTCTTGATCGATCCGGTGGGCAATCCCGGTCTCCTGCCGACGCCCCCGGCTTACGGTGGGAGGCTGGTGCGTCGGGCCTGCGCCGGACAACCGGCCGCACGGCGCCGTCGTCACAGTCACCGTCCGCTCAAGCGGCGGCGGTGACGCGGAAACAACATCGACTCCGAGGAGTGAAGCGATACATGGGCAAGGTCAGAGTGGCGATCGCCGGCGTGGGCAACTGCGCCGCGTCGCTGGTGCAGGGCGTGGAGTTCTACCGGGACACCCCCGTCGAGGAGAAGGTGCCGGGCCTGATGCACGTGGCCTTCGGTGAGTACCACGTCAGCGACGTCGAGTTCGTCGCCGCCTTCGACGTCGACGCCGAGAAGGTCGGCAGGGATCTCGCCGAGGCGCTCGACGCCTCCGAGAACTGCACCATCAAGATCGCCGACGTCCCGACCACCGGCGTGACCGTCCAGCGCGGACCGACCCTCGACGGCCTGGGCCGGCACTACCGGGAGACCGTCACCGAGTCGACGGCCGAGCCCGTCGACGTCGCGCAGGCGCTCCGCGACGCCGAGGTCGACGTCCTGGTCTCCTACCTGCCGGTCGGCTCAGAGCAGGCCGACAAGTTCTACGCCCGGGCCGCCCTCGACGCGGGGGTCGCCTTCGTCAACGCCCTGCCCGTGTTCATCGCCTCCGACCCGGAGTGGGCGCAGAAGTTCGTGGACGCCGGCCTCCCGATCGTCGGCGACGACATCAAGTCCCAGGTCGGTGCCACCATCACCCACCGCGTGATGGCCAAGCTCTTCGAGGACCGCGGCGTGCGCCTGGAGCGGACCATGCAGCTCAACGTGGGCGGCAACATGGACTTCAAGAACATGCTCGACCGCGACCGCCTCGAGTCCAAGAAGATCTCCAAGACCCAGGCCGTGACCTCCAACCTCCACGAGAGTCCGCTGGCCGGCAAGGTCTCCGACCGTAACGTCCACATCGGCCCCTCCGACTATGTCGAGTGGCTGGACGACCGTAAGTGGGCCTACGTCCGCCTGGAGGGCAGGGCCTTCGGCGAGGTGCCGCTGAACCTGGAGTACAAGCTCGAGGTCTGGGACTCCCCGAACTCCGCCGGCATCATCATCGACGCCGTCCGGGCCGCCAAGATCGCCCTGGACCGCGGCGTCGCCGGGCCGGTCCTGCCGGCCTCGGCCTACCTGATGAAGTCCCCGCCGGTCCAGCTCGGCGACGATGAGGCCCGCGCGCAGCTCGAGGCCTTCATCATCGGCTCCGAGGACTGATTGGGGCACCCGGGGCACGGGATTCGGGATTATACGTTTCTCGGGGAAACATGCCTATGATGAGGCCATGACAACTCCGAGGCCCGAGGACATCGCCGCACGTATCCGTCCGGCACTCACCAAGCTCTACGTGATGTACTTCCGCATCGCGGAGCAGTCCGACCTGACCGGGCCGCAGCTGTCCATCCTGTCCCGTCTCAAGGAGCGTGGCCCCTCACGCATCAGCCAGATCGCCCGGGAGGAGGGCATCCGGATGCCCACCGCCTCGAACGCGCTGCACCAGCTGGAGCAGCGGGAGCTGGTCGAGCGGATCCGGGACGAGTCGGATCGTCGCGGTGTCCGCGTCACCCTCACCCCGCTGGGGGAGAGCGAGCTGCAGCGCGTCGGCGAGGAGCGCACGAAGTATCTCGCCGACATGATCGCCACCCTCGATGAGGAGCAGCTCTCCCGCGTCGACGAGCTCGCCGGCGTGATCAACGAGCTCGCCGACAAGTACGGTGCCGACCTGATTTCCTCCGACACCGAGTAAACGGGAATAATGGGAGGCGTTCACTCGGCCCTCATGTTCCTCAACCCCCGTTTACTGAATGTCACATAACGACGTCTCTTCCTCCCCTGACCCGGACGCCACCCCGATCCGGGTGCTCGTAGCCTGGCGCCCCGACTCCCGGGGCACCGAGGCGATCGAGTTCGCGGCGTGGCTGGCCCGCACCACCGATGTGCGTGTGCGTGCGGTGACGACTCTCCTGCGCCCGTGGCCCTCGACGTCGCTGAGCAAGCTCGGCGGCAAGTACCGCAAGTGGTACGAGAAGGAGGCCGCCGCCTGCGAGCAGAAGGTGCGTCGGGCGTTCACCAACGCGGGCATCGAGAAGGACTCCTGGGATGAGCGGGTCTCCGTCTTCGCCGACGGGACCTCCGAGTCGGTGCTGCTGACCGAGGCCGCCGACGAGTACGACGCCCACCTGGTCATCCTCGGCTCCGGGGCCACCGCCCCCAAGGGCCGCTTCCTCGCCGGCTCCACCGCGGACGCGCTGCTCCACTCCTCGCCGAAGCCACTGGGCCTGGCCCCGCGGGCGGTCAAGCTCTCCAAGCGCGGCATCACGCGCGTCAACTTCGCCTTCCTGGACAGCCGGGGCACCGAGCACGACTCCAGCCTCCACTTCGCCGCGCACCTGGCCGCCCGCTGGTCCGTCCCGCTGCGCATCCTCGCGTTCTCCCCGTCCGGTATCGCGGACCCGCTCCTGCATGACCGGCGGGATCTGAGCAGTGAGCTCACCGACGAGTGGCGCGAACACTCGCTGGCGATGCTCGACCGCGCCGGCGACGCCGTCAGTGACCGCTACCCGGAACTCACCGTCGAGACCGAGATCGGCACCGGCGTCGGGTGGGCCGGGGCGATCGACGCCCTGAAGTGGAAGAAGGGCGACCTCCTGTGCCTGGGCTCCACTCCGCTCGGGCCGATCGAGAGCGTGTTCATCGGTTCCACCGCCACCGATTTCCTCCGCCACGTGCGCGTCCCCGTGGTCATCCACCCCGCACCCCGCACCTGAGCCACGGGCTAGAGTGGGGTCCATGAGTGAGGACAAGTTCAGCGGGGATGACACGCCCGGATGGGACCGCAGATCCGGTCATCCCGAGAACGATCTGTCGAGGGACGAGGAGTACGGCATCCCTCCCCGGCCGGAGCCGAGGACGTTCGATGACCTCGCCGACTCCGTCGATCCCGTCGCCCAGGAGGAGCGCAACCGCCGGTCCGGCCGGCAGGCCGTCGCCTGGCTGGTCGGGGTTCCCGTCCTGACGTTCGTGCTGGCCGTCGTGCTGGGCGTCGTCTTCCGTCTCCTCGGCGGACCACTGTGTGAGGACGGTGACTCCACGTGGCTGTGCACCCGTTCCGCCCAGATCTGGTGGCCGATCATCACCAGCCTCGTGCCGGTGACCGGCCTCCTCGGCTGCGCCGTGATCATCGTCCGCAAGCTGCGCACCTACACCCGGTGGCGGATCTGGATGGGCGTGTTCTGGGCCCTCGTCCCCTTCACGATGCTGTGGATGACCTCCACGATCCCGATCGCCATGACCGGCGGCGACTTCTTCTGATCCGCCGCCCCGAGCAGACTTGAGGCCCGTCACCACGAACTGCGGTGACGGGCCTTCGCCGTGCGGGGCCGGGCACCGGCGAGCGGCTACGCTCCCGACCGCTGGCTACCGGGCCACCAGCTGTGCCGCCACCTCCACGCAGCCCGGCCGCCCGCAGTGGCTGGTCGCCGTCTCCGCCGCGCAGGCCTCGCAGACCAGCACCTGCTTACGGCAGGTGTCCTCGTTGACGCAGTTGATGAAGTTCTCGGTCGCCCCGCCGCAGTGGATGCATCGGCCGAGCCTTTGATGGTCCTCGCCGAACTCCATGTGCATGCGCTTGTCGAAGACGTACAGCGAGCCCTCCCACAGGCCGGAGTTGCCGTATTTCTCGCCGTAGCGGACGATGCCCCCGTCGAGCTGGTAGACCTCCTTGAACCCGCGGTTGATCATCAGCGATGACAGCACCTCGCACCGGATGCCGCCGGTGCAGTAGGTGACCACCGGCCTGTCCTTCAGCTCGTCGTACTTGCCGGACTCGATCTCCGCGATGAAGTCGTGGGTGGTGTCCACGTCGGGGACCACGGCGTTGCGGAAGCGGCCGATCTCGGCCTCGCGGGCGTTGCGTCCGTCGAAGAAGACGACGTCGTCGCCGCGGGCGTCGACAAGCTCGTTGACCTCCTCCGGGGCGAGGTGGACGCCGCCGCCGACGACGCCGTCCGCGTCGACCTCCAGCTCGTCCGCCGCGCCGAACGCGACGATCTCGTCGCGGGCCTTCACCGACAGTTTGGGGAAGTCGTCGGCGCCGCCTTCGGACCACTTGAACTCCATGTCATGGAAGCCGGGGTAGTCGCGGGTCTTGCGGATGTAGCGCTTGCAGGCGTCGATGTCACCGCCGACGGTGCCGTTGATGCCGTGGGGGGAGACGATGATGCGCCCCTTGAGTCCCAGGGACTCGCACAGGTCGCGCTGCCAGAGCATCACGGCCGTCGGGTCCGGGATCGGGGTGAAGCGGTAGTACAGAAGGATCTTGCTGATCGACACCCGGGGAAGTGTAGTGGGTGACTGAGCGGCCTCCGAACCTGGCCGTCCGTCAACCCCCGGGTGCTCTACCGCTTCCGGTACAGCGACTTGCGCCAGTACTCCGGCTCGGAGGTGACCAGCACGCCCAGGTTGCGGAAGATGTCCTCGT contains the following coding sequences:
- a CDS encoding rhodanese-related sulfurtransferase — its product is MSISKILLYYRFTPIPDPTAVMLWQRDLCESLGLKGRIIVSPHGINGTVGGDIDACKRYIRKTRDYPGFHDMEFKWSEGGADDFPKLSVKARDEIVAFGAADELEVDADGVVGGGVHLAPEEVNELVDARGDDVVFFDGRNAREAEIGRFRNAVVPDVDTTHDFIAEIESGKYDELKDRPVVTYCTGGIRCEVLSSLMINRGFKEVYQLDGGIVRYGEKYGNSGLWEGSLYVFDKRMHMEFGEDHQRLGRCIHCGGATENFINCVNEDTCRKQVLVCEACAAETATSHCGRPGCVEVAAQLVAR